The Thermus hydrothermalis nucleotide sequence GCGGGGTAGACGCCGTAGCAGAGGACCGAGCCGTCCAGGAAGGGGATGGGCGGGTAGGCCACGGCCCGCACCGCCTCGGAGAGGGCCACCTCGTACACCCCGCCCCCCAGGAGAAGCCCCTTGAGGGCGGCGAGGGCCAGGGCGTAGGCCCCGGCCAGGTCGGCGAACTGGAAGGCCCGCCAGGGAAAGCGGCCCAAAAGCCCCGCCTCCGCCAGATAGGTGAGGTCGTGCCCGGGATCTTCGCCTTCCGGGTAGCCGCGAAGCCGGGCGTAGACCAAGCGTGGGTTCCGCTTGAGGAGGACCTCCGGGCCCAGGCCGAGCCGCTCCATCGCCCCGGGGCGGTTGGACTCTAAGAGGATGGCCGCCTCCGCCGCCAGGGCAAGGAGCGCCTCCCGTCCCTCCGCGGCCTTCAGGTCCAGGACCCGCACCTCCTTCCCCCCATTCAGGAAGCGGTAGGCCTCGGGGGCCAGGGCCCGCAAGGGGTCGCCCCCCGGGGGCTCCACCTTGACCACGGGGAAGCCCAGGTCTAGGAGGAGCTTTCCCGCCAAAGGCCCCGGCAGGAGGCGGGTGAGGTCCAGGACCTTACCGGGGGGCCATGCGCAAGGCGCCATCCAACCGGACCACCTCCCCATTCAGCATGGGGTTTTCCAGGATGTGGAGGACCAGAAGGGCGTACTCCTCCGGGCGCCCCAGGCGCCTTGGGAAGGGCACCTGCTCCGCCAAGGAGGCCTTGGCCTTCTCGGGAAGGCCCTGAAGGAGGGGGGTGTCAAAGAGGCCCGGGGCGATGGCCACCACCCGGATGCCCCATTCGGCGAGCTCCCGGGCGGCGGGCAGGGTGAGGGCCACCACGCCCCCCTTGCTGGCGGCGTAGGCCGCCTGGCCGATCTGCCCCTCGTAGGCGGCCACGCTGGCGGTGTTTACGATGACGCCCCGTTGCCCCTCCCCGTCGGGCGGGTTCTCCCGCATGGCCCAGGCCGCCAGGCGGAGGACGTTGAAGGTGCCCACCAGGTTCACCTCCAGCACCTTCCGGAAGGCCTCGAGGTCATGGGGGCCCTCCCGGCCCAGGATCTTCTGGGCAAGGCCGATGCCCGCGGCGTTCACCACGGCGAAAAGGGGCCCGCCCTCCCCCGCCAGGGCCACCGCCCTCGCCACGTCCGCCTCCTCCCGCACGTCCCCTTCCACATAGAGGAGGTCCTCCTCCCCCCGCTTGAGGTCCAGGACCACCACCCGGTAGCCCCTCGCCCTCAGGGCCAAGGCGGCGGCCCACCCAAGCCCCGAGGCCCCACCCGTCACCAAGGCGCTCCGCTCCATACCCGCCTCCTAAAGCCTCTGGATCACCGTGGCCGTGGCCTGGCCGTGGCCGATGCACATCACCTGGAGGCCGAGTTCCCCGTCCCGCCTCTCCAGCTCGTGGAGGAGCTTGGTCATGAGGATAGCCCCCGTGGCCCCCAGGGGGTGGCCCAAGGCGATGGCCCCCCCGTTGGGGTTCACCCTCTCGGGGTCCGGGTTGAACTCCTTGAGAAAGGCCAGGACCACGCTGGCGAAGGCCTCGTTCACCTCTATCACGTCCAGGTCACGGAGGGAAAGCCCCGCCCGCTCCAGGGCCTTCCGGGTGGCGGGGAGGATCTCCAAAAGTTGCAGGGTGGGGTCCCCCGCCACCACCACCCGGGCGAGGAAGCGGGCCCGGGGCCTAAGGCCCAAGGCCTGGGCCCTTTCCTTTTCCCCCAGGAGGAGGGCCGCCGCCCCGTCGGAGATCTGGCTGCTATTGCCAGCGGTGATGAGGCCATCTTCCAGGAAGGCGGGCTTGAGGGCTAAGAGCTTCTCCAGGCTCGTGTCCGGGCGGATGCCCTCGTCCCGATCTAGGAGAAAAGGCTTTCCCTCGGGGTCCAGGCCGGTGAGGGGGACCAGCTGCCCAAGGAAGCGGCCCTCCTCCGTGGCCCTTTGCGCCCGGCGGTGGGAGAGGAGGCTCCACTCATCCAGGTCCCGCCGGGAAAACCCGTAAAGCCGGGCGATGCGCTCGGCGCTTTCCCCTTGGTGGATGAGCGCATACTTCTGGAAAAGGGCGGGGTTTAGCGTGTGGAAGCCGCCCCCGATGTCCGAGAACATGGGGGCCCGGGTCATGCTCTCCACCCCACCGGCGATGGCGAAGTCCAGGTCCCCGGCGGCGATGGCCTGGGCGGCGAAGTGCACCGCCTGCTGGCTTGAGCCGCACATGCGGTTGAGGGTCACCGCCGGCACCTCCTTGGGCAGGCGGGAAAGGAGCACCCCAAGCCGCCCCACGTTGGCCCCCTGTTCCCCCGCCTGGGTCACGCACCCCGTGACCACGTCCTCCACCCGGGTGGGGTCCAGGCCGCTTCGCGCCAGGAGGGCGTTCAGGACCTCGGCGTACAGGGCATCGGGCCGCCACTCCCTAAGGGCCCCGTTCCGCTTGCCGATGGGGGTGCGCACCGCCTCGAGGATCACCGCTTCCCTCATGTCCGCCTCCTATGCCCCTCCCCTCCTCTATATGCCCAACATCCGCCTGTAAAGCTGCCCTACTTAGGAGCCCAGTCTACCAGAAGCCCGCCCGGAGCACCTTGAACTAAAATCCCCCGATCAGCCCCTCCCCTAGCCCGCCTAGAGTTTTTAGGAATGCCAGTGAACCAACCCCTTCTCTCAACCCCTGGATGCGCCCACCTCTTGACGCTCCCTGCCTCGGGTACTACACTAACCCTTGCGCGCCGGGGAGTAGCGCAGCCTGGTAGCGCACACGCTTGGGGTGCGTGTGGTCGTCGGTTCAAATCCGGCCTCCCCGACCAAAAGGCCCCGCCCAAGGGCGGGGCCCAAGCTTATTTCAAAGCCTCGCGCAAAACCCGCAGGTTGTCCGCCACAGGCCTTTCGTTGAAGAGGGCGCTCCCCGCCACCGCCACGTCGGCACCTGCCTGGTACACCTCCCCCACGGTCTTTGGGTTCACCCCTCCGTCCACCTCGAGGAGGCAGGCGGGGTTCAGCCTATCCCTAAGGGCCTTGAGCCTTCTAAGCCGCTCGGTGGAGGTGGGGATATACTTCTGCCCGCCAAACCCCGGGTTCACGCTCATGAGGAGGGCCAGGTCCAGGTAGGGGAGAAGGGGTTCAAAGGCCTCGAGGGGGGTTCCGGGGTTGATGGCGAGCCCGGCCTTCTTGCCCAGTTCCTTGATGCGCTCCACCGCCCGGTGGGGGTGGTAGGTGGCCTCCACGTGGACGGTGATGTGGTCCGCCCCCGCCTGGGCGAAGTCCTCGAGGTAGCGCTCGGGGTTCACGATCATAAGGTGCACATCCAAGGGCAAGGAGGTCGCCCGGCGCACCGCCTCCACCACAAGGGGGCCAAAGGTGAGGTTGGGGACGAAAACCCCGTCCATCACGTCCAGGTGTATCCAGTCCACCCCAGCCCTCTCCGCCTCCTGGACGACCTCCTTCAACCTACCGAAATCGGCTGTGAGAATAGAAACGGCGAAGCGCACGAAAAAACTATACCCCCTCCTCAGCGACGCACCCAACGGTACGCCAAGGCCAAAGCCAAAATCATTAGCGAAAGCAAGAGGAGCTCCGCCAAAACCGCCTGAAAACCTGGATGGTCCAGGGAAAAGGGAAACTTCTGGAGCCCCTCGGCAGTCACCACCAAGATGCGCCGTACCCCCGCAATCACCCCGATGATAAGGAAGGGTTCCACCTGAAGTTGACCTTCCTTGGCAAAACGCACCAGGGTGTAAAGGATTTCCGCCATCATTAGGGCGAGGAGAACGCGGTCCAAAAGAAAAACAGCCAGCTTGCCCCCTTCACCACCCAGGAGAAGCGCAACCCCCTCCACCACCGCTGCGGCCAAAAGGTAGGCTGCACCCAAAACGACCAATACCCCCGCAAAGAGGTAAATCACTGCCTCCGCGCGGGGGAAAAAGCGATAAAACCCCTCCATGGAGAAAGGATAGCCTCGAGGACACCCTTCACCTAGGAGGGAGAAGCTCGTGTGATTACACCAGCTCTAGAAGGGCTTCCGCCACCCGCTCTGGCGTAAAGCCCAGGCGCTCGTAGACCTCGGGGTAAGGGGCGCTGGCCCCGAAGCGGTCCAGGCCCACCACCTTGTGGGCGTACCGCTCCCAACCCAAGGAGGCCCCCGCCTCCACCGCCACCACGGGGAGGCCCGGGGGCAGGACCGCCCTGCGGTACGCCTCGGGCTGGGCCTCAAAGAGCTCCAGGCAAGGCAGGCTCACCACCCGCACCCCAACGCCCTGCTCCCTCAGAAGGTCCCTCGCCTTCAAGGCCAGGTGGACCTCGCTCCCCGTGGCCAAAAGCACCCCTTGGGGCTTCTCGGCGTCTTCCAGGACGTACCCGCCCCGCAAAAGCCCCTTGGCCTTCTCGGGGGAAAGGAGGGGCACCGCCTGGCGGGTGAGGACCAAGGCGGTGGGGCCCTCCTTCCTTTTCAGGGCCACCTGCCAGGCGTAAAAGGTCTCGTAGGCGTCGGCGGGACGGACCACCCAAAGCCCCGGCATGGCCCTAAGGCTCATCAGGTGCTCTATGGGCTGGTGGGTGGGCCCGTCCTCCCCTAAGGCGATGGAGTCGTGGGTGAAGACGAACACCGTGGGGGTTTCCATGAGGGCGGCGAGGCGGATGGCGGGGCGCATGTAGTCGGAAAAGACCAGAAAGGTGCCCCCATAGGCCCGGTAGCCCCCGTGGAGGTTAAGCCCGTTCAGGATGGCCCCCATCCCGTGCTCCCGCACCCCAAAGCGCAGGTAGCGCCCCGTGGGGTTTTGCGGGGAGAAGTCCTCCATGCCCTCGGCCTTGGTGTTGTTGGAGGGGGTAAGGTCGGCGCTACCCCCCAGGAGTTCGGGCATGCGGGGAGCGAGGAGGTCCAGGACCTTGCCGCTCGCCGCCCGGGTGGCCAGGGGTTTGTCAAAGGTAGGGGGCTCCTCCGGCAACGGGGGAAGCTCCCCTTGGAGGCGGCGGAGAAGCTCTTGGTACAGGTCCGGGTACGCCCGGGCGTAGGCCTCTAAGGCGCGTTCCCACGCCTCCTGCCAGGCCTTGCCCTGGGCGCGCATGTCCATGTGCTGGTAGACCTCCTCGGGCACCACGAAGGGCGGGTAGGGCCAGCCCAGGTTCTTGCGGGTGGCCTCCACCGCCTCCGGGCCCAAGGGCTCCCCATGGGCCTTGTGGGAGTCCTGCTTGGGCGAGCCGTAGCCGATATGGCTCCGCACGGCGATGAGGGTGGGGCGCTCGTCCAGTTGGGCGAGCCTTAGAGCGTGGCGGAGGGCGTTGAGGTCGTTGGCGTCCTCCACCCTGAGGGTCTGCCAGCCGTAGGCGCGGTAACGCAGGAGGACGTCCTCCTTAAAGGCCAGGTCCGTGGGGCCGTCTATGGAGATGCGGTTATCGTCCCAGAAGACGATGAGCTTGGAAAGCCCCCACTGCCCTGCCAAGGAGCTCGCCTCCCCCGAAACCCCCTCCATCAGGTCCCCGTCCGAGGCCAGGACGTAGGTGTAGTGGTCCACCACGGGATGGCCCGGGCGGTTGAACTCGGCGGCAAGCTTCTTTTCCGCCAGAGCCAGGCCCACCGCCGTGGCAATCCCCTGGCCCAGGGGCCCCGTGGTCACCTCCACCCCAGGAGTGTGGCCCCGCTCGGGGTGGCCCGGGGTCTTGGAGCCCCACTGGCGGAAGCGCTTAAGCTCCTCCAGGGGGAGGTCGTACCCCGTGAGGTGGAGGGCGGCGTAAAGGAGCATGGACCCGTGGCCGGCGGAAAGGACGAACCGGTCCCGGTTGGGCCAGGCGGGGTCCAGGGGGTTATGCCGCATCACCTCCCGGAAGAGGAGGTAGGCCAAGGGGGCCATGGCCATGGGCATACCCGGATGGCCGCTTTTGGCCTTTTCCACGGCATCTATGGCCAGGAAGCGGATGGCGTTCACGGATAGGGCGGTGAGGTCCTGGGTCTTGGTCATGTTCCCTCCAGGGTAGGCTCCCCAAAGCGCGAGCGCAAGGAAGCCTGGGGCATTCGTGCATAAAGGGGGACTTATGGAACGCCCCTCATCCCCCGCGAAAGACTATACCGGACCGGGGGCGGTTGCCATGGCCTCCAAGGGGTGCTAAAATCCCAAGGGCGTGGGCGCCCGTAGCTCAGCAGGATAGAGCGGGGGCTTCCTAAGCCCTAGGTCGGGGGTTCGAATCCCTCCGGGCGCACCAGAAGGCCTCCCCCCTCCCAGGAGGGGGGAGTTTTTTAGGCCCAGTGGTTGAGGGGCCCATGCCCGTGGCCCACGGGAGGGGCCGTTTTTAAGGCGCGGGTGAGGTAGGCCTTGGCCTCCGCCACCGCCTCCTCGAGGGGCTTGCCCAAGGCCAGAAGGGCAGCAATGGCGGCGGAAAGGGTACAGCCCGTGCCGTGGGTGTTCCGGGTGTTCACCCTCGGGGCCCGGTAGGCCCGCACCCCCTCCCGGGTGGCGAGGAGGTCCACCGCCTCCTCCCCCTCCAGATGCCCCCCTTTGAGGAGGACCGCCTTGGGCCCTAGGGCCAAAAGGGCTCTAGCAGCCTCCTCCGCTTCCTTTAGGGTCCGGATGGGGCTTCCCAAGAGGGCTTCGGCCTCGAGGCGGTTTGGGGTGATGAGGAGGGCTAAGGGAAAAAGCGCTACCTTCAGGGCCTCCACCGCCTCGGGGGCGAGGAGAGAGTCCCCGCCCTTGGCCACCATCACCGGGTCCACCACCAAGGGAGCGATGCCGAAGCGCCGCACCCCCTCCGCCACTGCCTGGACGATCTCGGCATTCCCCAAGGCCCCGGTTTTAGCGGCATGGATGGGCAGGTCCTGGGCCACGCTTTGGATCTGGGCGTAGACCAGGCCGGGCGGCAGGGGGTAGACGGCCTGCACCCCCAGGGTGTTCTGGGCCGTGACCAAGGTGAGGGCGCTCGTCCCGTAGACCCCGAAGCGGAAGAAGACCTTGAGGTCCGCCTGCACCCCCGCCCCGCCCCCAGAGTCCGAGCCGGCGATGCTAAGGGCCACCCTCATGTTTCCTCCAAGGGCCTTCCCCGGGTCTCTACCCCCACCCCCAAGGCAAAAAGTCCCGCCAGAAGGAGGAGCCCCCCGTGAAGGGCAAGCACCCCGCCCGGCCCCCAAGCGGGGAGGAGGGCCCCGGTGGCGTAGGGCGCCAGGATACCCCCCACCCGGCCTACGGCAGCGGCTAGCCCCGCTCCGCTTCCCCGCAACGTTGTGGGGGAAAGCTCAGGGGTATAGGCGTAGATGGCCCCCCAAGCCCCCAGGTTGAAGAAAGAGAGAAGGCTTCCAAAAAGAAGGAGCTCTCCGGGAGAGGAGGCCTGGGCCAAGAGGTAGGCGGAGAGGGCCGACAGGGCCAAGAAGCCCACCAAAACGGGCCTCCGCCCCAGACGCTCTACCAGGAAGGCGGCCGTCAAGTAGCCCGGCACCTGGGCCAGGGTCATGAGGAGCACATACTCCAAGGAGCGCACCAGGGTATACCCCTGGGCCACGAGCAGGGAGGGAAGCCATATGAAGGCCCCGTAGTAGCCAGCGTTTAAGGCGAACCAAGCCAGCGAGAGGAAAAGGGTGCGGCGGAGAAGGGGCGGGCGGAAGAGGGCGGCGTAAGGGTAAGCCTTCGGGGCGGGGACAGGGGACGGCAGAGGCAAGGGGTGGGGAAAGGCCCTCTCCCAAGCGGTCACCAGGGCCTCCGCCTCCTTCAAACGCCCCTGGGCCACAAGCCAGCGGGGGGACTCGGGCAAGGAAAGCCGCAGGTAGGCGGCGTAGAGGGCAGGGAGGGCCCCCACCAAAAAGGCCGCCCGCCAACCCAGGTCCGGCACCAAAAGGTACCCCACCAAGGCAGCAAGAAGCCACCCCACCGCCCAAAAGGCCTCCAAGAGAACCACCATCCGCCCCCGGTGGACCCGGGGGCTAAACTCCCCCATGAGGCTTGCCGCCACGGGAAGCTCCGCCCCCAGGCCGACCCCCGTGAGGAAGCGGAAGAGGTAGATCCACCCAAGACCCGGAGCCCAGGCGGTGAAGAGGCTCCCGAGACCCGCCAGAAAAAGGCTATACCCCACCACCGCCTTACGCCCCAAACGGTCGGCAAGCCGTCCGCCCAGGGCGGCCCCCAGGAGCATGCCCAAAAGCCCAGCGCTCCCCAAAAGGCCCGCCTGGACAGGGCTAAGGCCAAACTCCCGGGAAAGGGCGGGCAGGGTGAAGCTGATGAGGCCCACGTCCATGGCATCCAAGGCCCAGCCCAGGCCCAGGAGGAAGAGCAAACGGTAATGGGGCCTGCCCAGGGGCAGGCGCTCCAAACGGGAAAGCACGTCCATGCCCTTAGGCTACCGGAAGCTCGAGGCGCTCCCGACCCCGCAGCACCGCCTCCACCAGGTTCATGGGGCAGAAGGGGCCGCACATGCTGCAGGCCTTGGTGCGGCTTCCCCGCTCCTCCTTAAGCCGCCTGGCCTCCTCGGGAAAGAGGGCGAGGGCGAACTGGGCCTCCCAGTCCAGGCGGTAGCGGGCCTCGGACATCCGCCGGTTCCGCTCCAGCGCCCTCGGGTTCCCCCGGGCCACGTCGGCGGCGTGGGCGGCGATCTTGAAGGCGATCACCCCTTCCTTCACGTGCTCCGCCGTGGGCAGGCCCAGGTGCTCCGCCGGGGTCAGGTAGCAGAGCATGTCCGCCCCCATCCAGCCCGCCAAGGCCCCGCCGATGGCCCCGGCGATGTGGTCAAAGCCGGCGGCGGTGTCCACGGGGAGCATGCCAAGGATGTAAAAGGGGGCATGCCCCGTGAGCTTCTTCTGGATCTGGACGTTGGTGGCCACCTCGTTCAGGGGGATGTGGCCTGGCCCTTCCACCATGGCCTGGACCCCAGCCCGCCTGGCCCTTTCCACCAGCTCGCCGATGGTGAGGAGCTCGGCGATCTGGGCCCGGTCGGTGCTGTCCGCCAGGGAGCCCGGCCTAAGCCCATCCCCCAGGGAGAGGGTCATATCGTAGGTGCGGGCGATGTCCAAGAGGTCGTCAAAGCGGGCGTAAAGGGGGTTCTCCTCCCCGCGGTGGAGCATCCAGGCGGCCATGAGCCCCCCGCCCCGGCTTACGATGCCCGTGGTGCGGGGGGCATGCCGGTAGACCTCTAGGTTCTTTAGGGTGACGCCCACGTGCACCGTGATGTAGTCCACCCCCTCCTTCCCGTGCTCCTCAATGACCTCAAAGAGCTCATCGGGGGACATGTCAAAGAAGTTCTTGCGCTTGGCGGCCCGGAACTCCGCCTCGTAGATGGGCACGGTGCCCAGGGGAACGGTGGCCACCTCGAGGATGCGCCGCCTTATCTCCTTCAAGTCCCCCCCGGTGGAGAGATCCATGACGGTGTCCGCCCCGTAACGGATGGCCACCCGGGCCTTCTCCACCTCCTCCTCCACGTCCACGTAATCGTAGGAGGTGCCCAGGTTGGCGTTCACCTTCACGGAAAGCCCCTCCCCGATCCCCTTGAAGTCCCTCAGGGTGCGGTGGTTGGGGTTCCTCGGAATCACGATCCTTCCCGCCGCCACCCCTTCCCGCACGAACTCGGGGGAAACCCCCTCCTGCTCCGCCACGTAAGCCATCTCCTCGGTGACGATCCCTTTCCTTGCCGCCTCCAACTGCGTCATCCTTCCACCTCCATGAGCTTCAAAAGCCGCCTCGCCGTCCAAGGGGCGAGGAGGACCCCGTTGCGGCCATGCCCCGTGGCCGCGTAGACCCCCTCCCCCACCTCCCCCACGAAGACCTCCCCCATGGGCCTATACCCCCAAACCGCCTCCCGGAAGCGGGCCCCCTCCAGGAGGGGAAAGCGCTCGTGGGCGTAGTCCGCAAGCCACCGAAGCCCGAAGAGGTCCACCCCTGCCCCCCACCCCTCCCGGCCCGTGGCCCCCACGTAGACCCCACCCTCCCGGGGCAGGAGGTACCCTTCCCCGGCGAAGAGCGGGCCGGGGGGAGGAGGTCCCTGGAGGAGGAGGGCCTCCCCCCTGAGGGGGCGCACCCCGAGGCCAAACCGCTCCCCCCAGGCCCCCACGGCGAGGAGGATGCGCCGGGCCCGCACCTCCCCTTCGGGAAGGACCACCCGCCCCTCCCGCACCCCCTGGGCCTCGGCCTTCAGGTAGGGCACCCCCATGCCCCGAAGCGAGGCCAAAAGGGCCTCCCTAAGGGCCCGTGGGTGGACATACCCCCCGGGGAAAGCCCTGGCCCCCAAAGCTCCCCGCACCGGGTAGGGCGGGGGGCCTTCTGCCTCCCAGGCCTCCTTCTCCCCTGGGCTCAAGGCGGCCACGTAGGTGCCGGAAAAGCCCGCTTCTACGGCAAAGCCCTTCTCCCCAAGCTCCGCCAAGAGGTCCCGGTAATACTCCAGGGCGAAAAGCCCCGCCTCCAAGAGCTCCCCCGAAAGGCCCTCGGGGTAAGGGGCGAGCATCCCGGCGCTCGCCAGGGTGGCGGCCCCGGGCTTCTCCGCATCCAGGAGGAGGACCTCGAGGCCCCGCTTGGCAAGCTCATAGGCGGCGAGGGTTCCGATGATGCCCGCCCCCACCACCGCCACCTCGGCCCTCACCCCGGCCTCCCCAAGGGCACCCCTTCCGTGGGGCTTG carries:
- a CDS encoding MFS transporter, which produces MDVLSRLERLPLGRPHYRLLFLLGLGWALDAMDVGLISFTLPALSREFGLSPVQAGLLGSAGLLGMLLGAALGGRLADRLGRKAVVGYSLFLAGLGSLFTAWAPGLGWIYLFRFLTGVGLGAELPVAASLMGEFSPRVHRGRMVVLLEAFWAVGWLLAALVGYLLVPDLGWRAAFLVGALPALYAAYLRLSLPESPRWLVAQGRLKEAEALVTAWERAFPHPLPLPSPVPAPKAYPYAALFRPPLLRRTLFLSLAWFALNAGYYGAFIWLPSLLVAQGYTLVRSLEYVLLMTLAQVPGYLTAAFLVERLGRRPVLVGFLALSALSAYLLAQASSPGELLLFGSLLSFFNLGAWGAIYAYTPELSPTTLRGSGAGLAAAVGRVGGILAPYATGALLPAWGPGGVLALHGGLLLLAGLFALGVGVETRGRPLEET
- a CDS encoding 3-hydroxyacyl-CoA dehydrogenase; translation: MERSALVTGGASGLGWAAALALRARGYRVVVLDLKRGEEDLLYVEGDVREEADVARAVALAGEGGPLFAVVNAAGIGLAQKILGREGPHDLEAFRKVLEVNLVGTFNVLRLAAWAMRENPPDGEGQRGVIVNTASVAAYEGQIGQAAYAASKGGVVALTLPAARELAEWGIRVVAIAPGLFDTPLLQGLPEKAKASLAEQVPFPRRLGRPEEYALLVLHILENPMLNGEVVRLDGALRMAPR
- the rpe gene encoding ribulose-phosphate 3-epimerase is translated as MRFAVSILTADFGRLKEVVQEAERAGVDWIHLDVMDGVFVPNLTFGPLVVEAVRRATSLPLDVHLMIVNPERYLEDFAQAGADHITVHVEATYHPHRAVERIKELGKKAGLAINPGTPLEAFEPLLPYLDLALLMSVNPGFGGQKYIPTSTERLRRLKALRDRLNPACLLEVDGGVNPKTVGEVYQAGADVAVAGSALFNERPVADNLRVLREALK
- the thiD gene encoding bifunctional hydroxymethylpyrimidine kinase/phosphomethylpyrimidine kinase; amino-acid sequence: MRVALSIAGSDSGGGAGVQADLKVFFRFGVYGTSALTLVTAQNTLGVQAVYPLPPGLVYAQIQSVAQDLPIHAAKTGALGNAEIVQAVAEGVRRFGIAPLVVDPVMVAKGGDSLLAPEAVEALKVALFPLALLITPNRLEAEALLGSPIRTLKEAEEAARALLALGPKAVLLKGGHLEGEEAVDLLATREGVRAYRAPRVNTRNTHGTGCTLSAAIAALLALGKPLEEAVAEAKAYLTRALKTAPPVGHGHGPLNHWA
- the thiC gene encoding phosphomethylpyrimidine synthase ThiC, translated to MTQLEAARKGIVTEEMAYVAEQEGVSPEFVREGVAAGRIVIPRNPNHRTLRDFKGIGEGLSVKVNANLGTSYDYVDVEEEVEKARVAIRYGADTVMDLSTGGDLKEIRRRILEVATVPLGTVPIYEAEFRAAKRKNFFDMSPDELFEVIEEHGKEGVDYITVHVGVTLKNLEVYRHAPRTTGIVSRGGGLMAAWMLHRGEENPLYARFDDLLDIARTYDMTLSLGDGLRPGSLADSTDRAQIAELLTIGELVERARRAGVQAMVEGPGHIPLNEVATNVQIQKKLTGHAPFYILGMLPVDTAAGFDHIAGAIGGALAGWMGADMLCYLTPAEHLGLPTAEHVKEGVIAFKIAAHAADVARGNPRALERNRRMSEARYRLDWEAQFALALFPEEARRLKEERGSRTKACSMCGPFCPMNLVEAVLRGRERLELPVA
- a CDS encoding NAD(P)/FAD-dependent oxidoreductase is translated as MRAEVAVVGAGIIGTLAAYELAKRGLEVLLLDAEKPGAATLASAGMLAPYPEGLSGELLEAGLFALEYYRDLLAELGEKGFAVEAGFSGTYVAALSPGEKEAWEAEGPPPYPVRGALGARAFPGGYVHPRALREALLASLRGMGVPYLKAEAQGVREGRVVLPEGEVRARRILLAVGAWGERFGLGVRPLRGEALLLQGPPPPGPLFAGEGYLLPREGGVYVGATGREGWGAGVDLFGLRWLADYAHERFPLLEGARFREAVWGYRPMGEVFVGEVGEGVYAATGHGRNGVLLAPWTARRLLKLMEVEG
- the tkt gene encoding transketolase; its protein translation is MTKTQDLTALSVNAIRFLAIDAVEKAKSGHPGMPMAMAPLAYLLFREVMRHNPLDPAWPNRDRFVLSAGHGSMLLYAALHLTGYDLPLEELKRFRQWGSKTPGHPERGHTPGVEVTTGPLGQGIATAVGLALAEKKLAAEFNRPGHPVVDHYTYVLASDGDLMEGVSGEASSLAGQWGLSKLIVFWDDNRISIDGPTDLAFKEDVLLRYRAYGWQTLRVEDANDLNALRHALRLAQLDERPTLIAVRSHIGYGSPKQDSHKAHGEPLGPEAVEATRKNLGWPYPPFVVPEEVYQHMDMRAQGKAWQEAWERALEAYARAYPDLYQELLRRLQGELPPLPEEPPTFDKPLATRAASGKVLDLLAPRMPELLGGSADLTPSNNTKAEGMEDFSPQNPTGRYLRFGVREHGMGAILNGLNLHGGYRAYGGTFLVFSDYMRPAIRLAALMETPTVFVFTHDSIALGEDGPTHQPIEHLMSLRAMPGLWVVRPADAYETFYAWQVALKRKEGPTALVLTRQAVPLLSPEKAKGLLRGGYVLEDAEKPQGVLLATGSEVHLALKARDLLREQGVGVRVVSLPCLELFEAQPEAYRRAVLPPGLPVVAVEAGASLGWERYAHKVVGLDRFGASAPYPEVYERLGFTPERVAEALLELV
- a CDS encoding thiolase family protein, producing MREAVILEAVRTPIGKRNGALREWRPDALYAEVLNALLARSGLDPTRVEDVVTGCVTQAGEQGANVGRLGVLLSRLPKEVPAVTLNRMCGSSQQAVHFAAQAIAAGDLDFAIAGGVESMTRAPMFSDIGGGFHTLNPALFQKYALIHQGESAERIARLYGFSRRDLDEWSLLSHRRAQRATEEGRFLGQLVPLTGLDPEGKPFLLDRDEGIRPDTSLEKLLALKPAFLEDGLITAGNSSQISDGAAALLLGEKERAQALGLRPRARFLARVVVAGDPTLQLLEILPATRKALERAGLSLRDLDVIEVNEAFASVVLAFLKEFNPDPERVNPNGGAIALGHPLGATGAILMTKLLHELERRDGELGLQVMCIGHGQATATVIQRL
- a CDS encoding CoA transferase: MAPCAWPPGKVLDLTRLLPGPLAGKLLLDLGFPVVKVEPPGGDPLRALAPEAYRFLNGGKEVRVLDLKAAEGREALLALAAEAAILLESNRPGAMERLGLGPEVLLKRNPRLVYARLRGYPEGEDPGHDLTYLAEAGLLGRFPWRAFQFADLAGAYALALAALKGLLLGGGVYEVALSEAVRAVAYPPIPFLDGSVLCYGVYPAQGGEVALAALEPHLWARFCEKAGLPELLGMAFSPATPENPAYRKLLDFFREKSPEAWEAWARAEGLPLRAVRG
- a CDS encoding phosphate-starvation-inducible PsiE family protein; amino-acid sequence: MEGFYRFFPRAEAVIYLFAGVLVVLGAAYLLAAAVVEGVALLLGGEGGKLAVFLLDRVLLALMMAEILYTLVRFAKEGQLQVEPFLIIGVIAGVRRILVVTAEGLQKFPFSLDHPGFQAVLAELLLLSLMILALALAYRWVRR